A stretch of Colletotrichum lupini chromosome 2, complete sequence DNA encodes these proteins:
- a CDS encoding WD repeat domain-containing protein, with product MASRTSLSKIWLVIGLKEVADPTWGPNYNGSLISNDYWHGTCLCIPHLQDHSLIGVGTITISEFLRQNAITAQLIANQFIQYGSHHSRACPGSSWMSALSTFILDIGARAVAMDRPEPGLIKWSQIPGFDSFIHINLQHRVVQLYEPTGLAQRNRFDYTRLSKHDDFPTLTTYDWSPTVPGLLAVGTQTGVVNLLRMDDNSNAYIELNLKMTRTCQAVAFNTEGLLAVGLDRVRMDQCLHIWDVNRLSTMNTAAKGFPKDLHAFSDPAYRLEHSVSVSSVKFFEDNPKTLVVGIKAQGLHIHDLREPGAVVTFQTKCNNNLAIDYADQNYFASSALDQPGIMIWDRRATSRPVASPSYLGAVDEDDLPWGGALRLDRVVEMDDDSSLSESKHSIVRSLRYCRDRRGLLAVLSRSGQLKVLETNKEITHRDMALEGSPELLEVHKSHDMDVQYGDSGRKNDRIVSFDWVTLDSSVLQPRLLVLRANGSFEILEQPSYTSDYLYKLTPWQPPHRGLEEGGPYHEIMEFEPSQSSDMLGPLFVEEALSDIPIFGPDKADVQTIVDQTLQSQFSAADLNSRLTGNDASSSSPIDKSKSTAEKMRALRTELKEKARKADANGGESSIMEESVSSLAQLSLSTDGPVSCRHMHESLLSLPLKAQDLSTKAQCLLDHVMLLRAKEKYLFDCNVNRVVVADDPWLRYMWDWISDAEDAAADGGMKLSPLDLSYMGVCTIWCDDLGRKPSSRLPEASPIPETTLWEKCIGSICKKRRLPKYEGIHTKKPFHRQLCLDICEWGDTAAHEARGAATHDPSQDYPTTAHTMAAARALFKGNTQEAIGILKTASVTHPELLFVSLALQLIGKSNHHLNKEQLDFDEAVASKTDPYLRAISSLIATGDWFAIANQKSLPLSDRAYVAVRNFSDEQLTKWLNEQVSMAVSTGDIEGIVLTGITDRLVDIFAKYVEKFNDFQTATLVMSICAPRYIDDYRCLAWRNAYRTYLQRHKAFLQRTKFEVESTKKSKRGGRPTIKPPSRQIALRCVYCDAETTLAGQGGVGSGPPPGAPDSRNPLMATSINAGISCPNCGRHLPRCVVCLEVVGVPRSDRPEHNGEPERWMAANFPTFCLKCEHVLHLDHARQWFTRHVECPVPECRSGSLVGEMESGSGFGQDAADWKEARRGEERRREGAS from the exons ATGGCATCGCGAACTTCTCTTTCAAAAATTTGGCTCGTTATCGGCCTCAAGGAAGTTGCCGACCCCACCTGGG GTCCCAATTACAACGGCTCACTGATCTCAAA CGACTACTGGCATGGAACTTGTCTTTGCATACCTCATCTTCAAGATCATTCATTAATCGGTGTTGGTACCATAACAATCTCGGAATTTCTCAGGCAAAACGCCATTACCGCGCAGCTTATAGCGAACCAGTTCATCCAGTACGGCTCACATCACTCACGGGCTTGTCCAGGCAGCTCATGGATGAGCGCTCTTTCGACTTTCATTCTTGATATAGGT GCGCGTGCGGTCGCCATGGACCGTCCGGAGCCTGGACTGATCAAATGGTCGCAGATACCCGGCTTCGACAGCTTTATCCACATAAACCTGCAACATCGCGTCGTGCAGCTATATGAGCCCACCGGACTTGCACAGAGGAACCGCTTCGATTACACAAGACTTTCAAAGCACGATGATTTCCCAACGCTCACTACCTATGACTGGTCGCCAACGGTCCCAGGTCTCCTGGCCGTCGGCACTCAAACGGGCGTCGTCAACTTGCTCAGGATGGACGACAACTCCAACGCCTACATTGAATTGAACCTCAAAATGACAAGAACATGTCAGGCGGTGGCATTCAACACCGAGGGTCTTCTTGCAGTTGGCTTGGATAGAGTGCGCATGGATCAGTGTCTACACATTTGGGACGTAAACAGGTTGTCGACGATGAATACGGCCGCCAAAGGCTTTCCCAAGGATCTCCACGCTTTCTCAGACCCAGCATATCGACTGGAACACAGCGTGTCAGTGTCGAGCGTTAAATTCTTTGAAGATAACCCAAAGACGCTGGTGGTCGGTATCAAAGCCCAAGGTCTACACATCCATGACCTGCGAG AACCTGGCGCTGTTGTGACCTTTCAGACCAAGTGTAACAACAACCTGGCCATCGATTACGCTGACCAGAACTACTTCGCATCATCCGCACTGGATCAACCTGGCATCATGATTTGGGATAGACGAGCAACGTCTCGTCCAGTTGCCTCGCCATCTTATCTGGGCGCCGTTGACGAGGACGACCTTCCGTGGGGTGGAGCCTTGAGACTCGACAGAGTGGTTGAGATGGATGACGATTCCTCATTGAGCGAAAGCAAGCACTCCATCGTCCGTTCATTGCGCTACTGTCGAGACCGACGGGGTCTCCTGGCTGTGCTGTCTCGATCCGGCCAGCTCAAGGTCTTGGAGACGAACAAGGAGATAACGCATCGCGACATGGCCCTTGAAGGTAGCCCAGAGCTTCTCGAGGTCCACAAATCCCACGACATGGATGTTCAATACGGCGATAGCGGCAGGAAGAATGACAGAATTGTCTCTTTTGACTGGGTGACGCTCGACTCTTCGGTCCTGCAGCCTCGTCTCCTCGTCTTGCGGGCCAATGGGTCCTTTGAGATCCTCGAACAACCGTCGTATACCTCTGATTATCTGTATAAGCTGACACCTTGGCAACCACCACATCGTGGACTAGAAG AAGGAGGACCTTACCACGAGATTATGGAATTCGAGCCGTCCCAGTCTTCTGACATGCTCGGTCCCTTGTTTGTTGAGGAAGCACTGTCCGACATTCCTATTTTTGGCCCCGACAAGGCAGATGTTCAGACTATCGTGGATCAGACATTGCAGTCACAGTTCTCTGCAGCAGATCTCAACAGTAGGTTGACGGGCAATGATGCCAGCTCCTCGTCGCCCATCGATAAGTCCAAGTCTACTGCAGAAAAGATGCGAGCTCTGAGAACGGAACTTAAGGAGAAGGCAAGGAAAGCAGATGCGAATGGCGGCGAGAGCTCCATCATGGAAGAATCAGTCAGCTCGCTCGCCCAGTTATCACTGTCTACCGATGGGCCGGTCTCGTGTCGTCACATGCATGAATCTCTTCTTTCGCTGCCCCTGAAGGCTCAGGACTTGTCGACGAAGGCACAGTGTCTCCTAGACCACGTCATGCTTCTTCGTGCGAAGGAGAAGTACCTTTTCGATTGCAATGTCAATCGTGTCGTGGTAGCCGATGATCCGTGGTTGCGGTATATGTGGGATTGGATTTCAG ACGCCGAAGATGCTGCAGCGGATGGAGGCATGAAGTTGTCGCCGCtcgaccttagttatatgGGCGTCTGTACCATCTGGTGTGATGATTTGG GCCGGAAGCCATCATCCAGACTTCCAGAGGCATCTCCGATCCCCGAAACGACGTTGTGGGAGAAGTGTATTGGAAGCATTTGTAAGAAGCGGCGACTACCAAAGTACGAAGGCATCCACACCAAGAAGCCTTTCCACAGACAGCTGTGTCTAGATATCTGCGAATGGGGGGATACGGCGGCACATGAAGCCAGGGGAGCAGCGACGCACGATCCCAGCCAAGACTATCCGACAACGGCACACACGATGGCAGCAGCTCGGGCTCTCTTCAAGGGCAACACGCAGGAGGCGATTGGAATTCTGAAGACGGCGAGCGTAACACACCCAGAGTTGTTATTTGTCTCTCTCGCCCTGCAACTCATCGGAAAGAGCAATCATCACCTTAACAAGGAGCAGCTTGATTTCGACGAGGCCGTGGCATCGAAAACGGACCCCTATCTAAGGGCAATCTCGTCACTAATTGCCACGGGAGACTGGTTCGCCATTGCAAACCAAAAGTCCCTGCCCCTGTCAGACCGGGCCTACGTTGCAGTGCGGAACTTTAGCGACGAGCAACTCACCAAGTGGCTCAACGAACAGGTCTCAATGGCTGTGAGTACGGGAGATATTGAGGGCATTGTTCTCACGGGCATAACGGACAGGCTGGTGGACATTTTCGCCAAATACGTTGAGAAGTTCAACGACTTCCAGACGGCGACGCTAGTCATGTCGATATGTGCGCCACGTTACATTGACGACTACCGTTGCCTGGCTTGGAGGAATGCGTACAGGACATATCTACAGCGGCACAAGGCCTTCCTCCAGAGGACCAAGTTCGAGGTGGAGAGCACGAAGAAGAGCAAGCGTGGTGGGCGCCCAACGATCAAGCCGCCCTCGCGCCAGATTGCGCTCCGGTGCGTGTACTGCGACGCGGAGACGACTCTCGCTGGACAGGGAGGAGTCGGGTCGGGACCGCCGCCTGGGGCGCCTGATTCACGTAACCCCCTTATGGCGACGAGCATAAATGCGGGAATCAGCTGTCCCAACTGCGGTCGGCATCTGCCGCGGTGTGTTGTGTGTCTTGAGGTGGTGGGCGTTCCGAGGTCTGACCGACCGGAGCACAACGGTGAGCCGGAGAGGTGGATGGCAGCCAACTTCCCAACGTTTTGCTTGAAATGCGAACACGTTCTGCATCTGGACCATGCGAGGCAGTGGTTCACGAGGCACGTTGAGTGTCCGGTACCCGAGTGCCGTT CGGGCAGCCTGGTTGGGGAGATGGAGTCGGGATCAGGATTTGGTCAGGATGCGGCGGATTGGAAGGAGGCAAGGAGAGGAGAGGAGAGGAGAAGAGAGGGCGCATCATGA
- a CDS encoding phosphoglycerate mutase yields MSLEVIYITRHGLMLALLALSKRLHSDNGLGVLQFRSNWLVDPATGSYTASIPSPTGIPADPELTAHGVDQAKELGAHLLTVEPPIDAVYSSPYYRCLQTITPFVTLNQENLNRLREKDVGAKADAVTIRPEHGLCEWYGAAPFEHPTPASKDVLKPMFPHIDDTYQSRVYPARNGETIAQLHDRVAAGVQAIIEQCDAQGHRAVILCSHAASIIALGRVLTGEMPESIDAEDFRAFTCPIADTKSWRNGRGVAGGWICELNSDCSFLSGGEERGWRFSGDESFSTAENSSQADAGVALGVVVEGKVKPDKVSPHRAAGFYKGQFLDGSLRRVEGCNKVLGPPA; encoded by the exons ATGTCATTGGAAGTAATCTACATCACCCGCCATGGA TTGATGCTGGCCCTGCTGGCTTTGAGCAAGAGACTTCATTCTGACAACGGCCTTGGCGTTCTTCAGTTCCGGTCCAACTGGCTTGTCGACCCTGCCACGGGAAGCTACACGGCCTCCATCCCGTCACCGACAGGTATACCTGCGGATCCGGAATTGACTGCCCATGGCGTCGACCAGGCCAAGGAGCTGGGCGCCCACCTCCTGACCGTTGAGCCTCCAATCGACGCAGTTTATTCCAGCCCCTACTATCGCTGTCTGCAAACTATCACGCCCTTTGTTACTCTCAACCAGGAAAACCTCAACCGCCTTCGGGAAAAAGACGTTGGCGCTAAAGCCGATGCTGTCACCATTCGTCCCGAACACGGCCTCTGCGAATGGTATGGCGCCGCTCCATTCGAGCACCCGACTCCAGCCTCGAAAGACGTCTTGAAGCCAATGTTCCCTCACATCGATGACACGTATCAAAGCCGCGTCTATCCCGCCCGCAACGGTGAGACTATCGCTCAATTGCACGACCGTGTCGCTGCTGGTGTTCAAGCCATCATTGAGCAATGCGACGCCCAGGGCCACCGTGCAGTTATTCTGTGCTCCCACGCTGCCTCGATTATTGCTCTTGGCCGAGTCCTTACTGGCGAAATGCCCGAGAGTATTGATGCGGAAGATTTCCGAGCCTTTACCT GCCCAATCGCAGATACCAAGTCGTGGAGGAATGGTCGGGGAGTCGCAGGCGGGTGGATATGTGAGCTCAACAGCGATTGCAGCTTTCTGAGCGGAGGAGAAGAGAGGGGATG GCGATTCTCTGGCGACGAGTCCTTTTCCACGGCCGAAAACTCTTCGCAGGCCGACGCTGGAGTGGCGCTCGGCGTGGTGGTGGAAGGAAAAGTGAAACCTGACAAGGTCTCTCCCCACAGAGCTGCAG GATTCTACAAAGGACAGTTCCTCGACGGGTCGCTCAGAAGGGTCGAAGGCTGCAACAAAGTTCTAGGTCCTCCAGCCTGA
- a CDS encoding Tpt1/KptA family RNA 2'-phosphotransferase → MPNRLIGSSSSSRRIKQLASRGFSSRRPPSLRSSATFATQSRTPLAPPSSTARGNTRNYTRWKTTFEPQRFTGSILFPAHFRSPWAQKNGEMADQFEETAPAAGDSAQQQKRGGGGRRGGRGGGGGRGGGQPREVLVSKALSKLLRHQAENAGLKLDEGGYAPLDKVLAYGPIKSLKVTFSDIQAAVTTSDKQRFALKLNPTATAETSAELSTEPSDWLIRANQGHSIKVESAGLLTPLTLEAGNVPAVVVHGTYFAYWKQIEASGGLKRMGRNQVHFATGLPGDEKGVVSGMRKDAEVLVYVDVERALREEEGVKWWTCGFRELQKEDS, encoded by the exons ATGCCAAACCGCCTCATTGGATCTTCATCTTCTTCCAGACGAATCAAACAGCTCGCTTCTCGCGGCTTCAGTTCAAGGAGACCGCCGAGTTTGCGCTCCTCAGCGACGTTTGCTACTCAGTCGCGGACCCCACTTGCACCACCTTCCTCGACCGCGAGAGGGAACACCAGAAATTACACCAGGTGGAAGACGACTTTTGAACCTCAAAGGTTCACCGGTTCAATTTTGTTTCCGGCTCACTTTAGATCACCGTGGGCCCAGAAAAACGGAGAAATGGCCGACCAATTTGAAGAGACTGCCCCCGCGGCTGGCGACAGTGCGCAGCAACAGAAGAGAGGGGGAGGAGGACGCAGAGGCGGAAGGGGAGGCGGCGGTGGTCGGGGAGGGGGTCAGCCGAGGGAGGTGTTGGTTTCCAAGGCGCTTTCGAAGCTTTTGAGGCACCAGGCTGAGAACGCGGGTCTCAAGCTTGACGAGGGCGGGTATGCGCCTCTGGACAAGGTG CTCGCATACGGACCCATCAAGTCTCTCAAGGTAACCTTTTCCGACATCCAAGCCGCGGTCACGACGTCGGACAAGCAGCGCTTCGCACTCAAACTCAACCCCACGGCGACGGCGGAGACGAGCGCGGAGCTATCGACCGAGCCCTCGGACTGGCTGATCCGCGCGAACCAGGGCCACAGTATCAAAGTCGAGTCGGCGGGCCTGCTGACCCCCCTCACGCTCGAGGCGGGCAACGTgccggcggtggtggtgcacGGGACGTACTTTGCGTATTGGAAGCAGATTGAGGCGTCGGGCGGGTTGAAGAGGATGGGGCGGAACCAGGTCCACTTTGCGACGGGGTTACCCGGCGATGAGAAGGGCGTCGTCAGCGGGATGAGGAAGGATGCCGAGGTGTTGGTGTATGTTGATGTCGAGAGGGCGTtgagggaggaggagggggttAAGTGGTGG ACATGTGGTTTCCGCGAGTTGCAAAAGGAGGACTCTTAG